One Epidermidibacterium keratini DNA segment encodes these proteins:
- the nusB gene encoding transcription antitermination factor NusB codes for MSARSKARKRAVDILFESDLRGTDAVTTAADRIADPDRPLQPYAITLVEGVTAHRERIDELVSTYAEGWSLSRMPGVDRAIIRAAVYELMWVDDVPDAVVIDEAVELAKTLSTDESPRFVNGLLGRLAKVKPDITV; via the coding sequence GTGTCGGCCAGATCCAAGGCACGCAAACGCGCCGTCGACATCCTTTTCGAGTCCGACCTGCGCGGCACCGATGCGGTCACGACGGCGGCCGACCGGATCGCCGATCCGGACCGCCCGCTGCAGCCCTACGCGATCACCCTCGTCGAGGGTGTCACCGCGCACCGCGAGCGCATCGACGAGCTCGTCTCGACGTACGCCGAAGGCTGGTCGCTCTCGCGCATGCCCGGCGTCGACCGCGCGATCATCCGGGCGGCGGTCTACGAGCTGATGTGGGTTGACGACGTCCCCGATGCGGTCGTGATCGACGAAGCGGTCGAGCTGGCTAAGACGCTCTCGACAGATGAGTCGCCGCGATTCGTCAACGGGCTGCTCGGCCGGCTGGCCAAGGTCAAGCCCGACATCACCGTCTAG
- a CDS encoding energy-coupling factor transporter transmembrane component T family protein, whose translation MKLAPRLNPSVKLLVLLAISLALLPVFDPWTPTIVYAVLLAATLADRSVPLRTLALGHLPFAVFAIGLVLVNTLTRSGTTLATFGPLHFSREGLAIGIALAMRTFVAGIGVILLVRTTAPPAFIDSLRQNLRVPTRVCFAVLAGYRILQELPEQWRTLVNAHAVRRPHARRRDGTPKVPLSFALRAAVSLLAVAIRRGERLTITMETRGLGRGARTSWRPQRVRTIDLTFAAIAVLVVGGVIALTASPGLLRSFGAL comes from the coding sequence ATGAAGCTCGCGCCGCGACTCAACCCGAGCGTCAAGCTGCTGGTCCTGCTGGCGATCAGCCTGGCGCTGCTGCCGGTGTTTGACCCGTGGACCCCGACCATCGTCTACGCGGTGCTGCTTGCCGCGACGCTCGCCGACCGCAGCGTGCCGCTGCGCACGCTCGCGCTCGGACACCTCCCGTTTGCGGTGTTTGCGATCGGCCTGGTACTGGTCAACACGCTGACCCGCTCGGGTACGACGCTGGCCACCTTCGGACCGCTGCACTTCTCGCGGGAGGGGCTGGCGATCGGGATCGCCCTGGCAATGCGTACCTTCGTCGCGGGCATCGGGGTGATCCTGCTGGTGCGCACCACCGCGCCGCCGGCGTTCATCGACAGCCTGCGGCAAAACCTGCGCGTGCCCACCCGCGTGTGCTTCGCCGTACTCGCCGGCTACCGGATCCTGCAGGAGCTGCCTGAGCAGTGGCGCACGCTGGTCAACGCCCACGCGGTACGCCGCCCGCACGCCCGGCGGCGTGACGGTACGCCGAAGGTGCCGCTCTCGTTTGCCCTGCGGGCTGCGGTGTCGCTGCTGGCGGTGGCGATCCGTCGCGGTGAGCGCCTGACGATCACGATGGAGACGCGCGGGCTCGGTCGCGGTGCGCGGACCAGCTGGCGGCCACAGCGGGTGCGGACCATCGACCTGACGTTTGCCGCGATCGCCGTACTCGTCGTCGGCGGTGTCATCGCGCTGACCGCCAGCCCCGGACTGCTGCGCAGCTTCGGCGCGCTCTGA
- a CDS encoding RNA polymerase sigma factor, whose translation MTSELDAVFRNEYGRAVSVLTGVLGDITLAEDAVQAAFEVATRRWPVDGTPPSPAGWLITTARRAAIDLLRREAKRPAKESAATALTEQLSADDNEEVSAVPDDRLRMFFTCAHPALSTAAQTALTLRILGGLTTAEIGRAFLTSEQTIAQRIVRAKAKIRDASIPYRVPSAAELPERLGGVLRAIYLIFNEGHLASAGDDPVRDDLATDAIGLARLLSALMPDEPEASGLLALLLLTQARRPARVDDAGELVSLDQQDRSVWDRTLIAEGHALVRACLRRNQPGSYQIQAAIAAVHADSDSFTGTDWPQIIALYDQLTAIDPSPVIAVGRAVAIGESAGAEAGLIALERIQGAAALQRYAVYPAARAQLLHRAGRASDARSAYDAAISRARNPAERRDLEARRAAT comes from the coding sequence ATGACAAGCGAGCTCGACGCCGTCTTCCGCAATGAGTACGGACGCGCGGTGTCGGTGCTGACCGGCGTCCTCGGCGACATCACACTCGCCGAGGACGCCGTCCAGGCAGCGTTCGAGGTCGCGACTAGGCGGTGGCCAGTCGATGGCACCCCACCCAGCCCCGCAGGCTGGCTCATCACGACGGCGCGGCGCGCCGCGATCGACCTCCTGCGGCGGGAGGCCAAGCGGCCGGCGAAAGAGTCGGCCGCGACCGCGCTGACTGAGCAGCTGTCGGCCGACGACAACGAGGAGGTGAGCGCCGTGCCCGACGATCGACTGCGAATGTTCTTCACCTGTGCGCACCCGGCGCTGTCGACGGCCGCGCAGACCGCGCTTACGCTGCGCATCCTGGGAGGGCTCACTACCGCCGAGATCGGCCGTGCATTCCTGACCAGCGAGCAGACGATCGCGCAGCGGATAGTGCGCGCCAAGGCCAAGATCCGCGACGCGTCGATTCCCTACCGCGTCCCGAGTGCGGCCGAGCTGCCGGAGCGGCTCGGCGGTGTACTTCGCGCGATCTACCTGATCTTCAACGAGGGGCACCTTGCGAGCGCCGGTGATGATCCCGTGCGCGATGACCTCGCTACCGACGCAATCGGACTTGCGCGGTTGCTGAGTGCTCTGATGCCCGACGAGCCCGAGGCGAGTGGGCTCCTCGCGCTCCTGCTCCTCACCCAGGCGCGGCGTCCCGCGCGCGTCGACGACGCGGGTGAGCTTGTCTCGCTCGATCAGCAGGACCGATCGGTCTGGGATCGTACGCTCATCGCAGAGGGCCATGCTCTCGTGCGGGCGTGCCTGCGTCGCAACCAGCCCGGCAGCTACCAGATCCAGGCCGCCATCGCCGCGGTCCACGCGGATTCAGACAGCTTCACAGGCACCGACTGGCCTCAGATCATCGCGCTGTACGACCAGCTCACGGCCATCGATCCCAGTCCGGTCATCGCGGTCGGCCGGGCCGTCGCGATCGGCGAGTCCGCCGGCGCCGAGGCCGGGTTGATCGCGCTCGAGCGGATTCAGGGCGCTGCGGCACTGCAGCGGTACGCCGTCTACCCCGCCGCTCGCGCGCAGCTGCTGCACCGCGCGGGCCGCGCCAGCGACGCGCGGTCGGCGTACGACGCAGCGATCTCACGGGCGCGCAATCCGGCCGAACGGCGCGATCTCGAAGCCCGGCGCGCGGCGACCTAG
- the efp gene encoding elongation factor P, with the protein MATTNDLKNGTVLNLDGNLWAVVEFQHVKPGKGGAFVRTKLKNVLSGKVVDKTFNAGTKVDTANVDKRTMQYLYNDGTDFVFMDGDTYDQVPVSSAIVGDAAKYMLENTEAVVATHDGNPLFIELPASVVLVVKHTDPGLQGDRSTGGTKPAELETGATINVPLFINTGDKLKVDTRDGSYLGRVN; encoded by the coding sequence GTGGCCACCACCAACGACCTAAAGAACGGCACCGTGCTCAACCTCGACGGCAACCTGTGGGCCGTCGTTGAGTTCCAGCATGTGAAGCCGGGCAAGGGCGGCGCGTTCGTGCGCACCAAGCTCAAGAACGTGCTCTCGGGCAAGGTGGTCGACAAGACGTTCAACGCCGGCACCAAGGTCGACACCGCCAACGTCGACAAGCGCACCATGCAGTACCTCTACAACGACGGCACCGATTTCGTCTTCATGGACGGCGACACCTACGACCAGGTCCCGGTCTCGTCGGCGATCGTCGGCGATGCCGCGAAGTACATGCTGGAGAACACCGAGGCGGTCGTGGCGACTCACGACGGCAACCCGCTGTTTATCGAGCTGCCCGCGAGCGTCGTACTCGTCGTCAAGCACACCGACCCGGGACTGCAGGGTGACCGCTCGACCGGCGGCACCAAGCCCGCCGAGCTCGAGACCGGCGCGACCATCAACGTCCCGCTGTTCATCAACACCGGCGACAAGCTCAAGGTCGACACCCGCGACGGCTCCTACCTCGGGCGTGTGAACTAG
- a CDS encoding bifunctional diguanylate cyclase/phosphodiesterase: MFIRWLFFIVCYTAATVVGRSALLPETGLSLFWPAAGISAWWAITSRSRAELIVLSASIATASTIVGAFTGASLVPAFFYALANVTVALIARFAGGWLVAAIPSLGVDRDDPDPVPNARMSTVADVNRLLATAVIAASASAAVGMVGLATSGVMPTGEAALAWVVRYSTAIIVVTAPALAVRSSGRVRRWPSAVEITTLLVVSVLVQWLVFRPDVALPISFIPICLLFWSGFRMPMPVASVHGAFVALSTLALVLRGAGGALGDVANPGMRALVVQGYMVVVAVLALLVSAALTERRQLTSTLRKSERQARLQAAQLRTIVDTVPGGLVVFDRQRHLLVRNDAISHFLTIKEVDGQPVAASLPMKHLDGRDVTVDEFPSVIALGGKSVSDMRVRTSDPSTREPKIFSISSAPLLSAEQEQPEYAVLLFHDVTAEHEQVEELRRAHEQAERLFADAPHGLALLDADGHILKANSGLGALAGVPESALTGHSLLDLGDGDGAELRDYLARTIAGQGALTTTDWRLHHSGGQPVYVSLGSRALCNEDHPEILVNVIDVSERRRYERRLAHLADHDALTGLANRRQFDHALEAHLDRCERSGPRGALLLIDLDHFKELNDTFGHAAGDHLLTSVGRILRSSFRRSDVVARLGGDEFAVLLSDADQAVAEAKAAALVHRIETEASSPGQGPSRITASVGVVTFAAAARRGADPMALGDSLLYDAKDAGRNGYVVLAEDDRDQSRTGVRMAWKDRLVRALADGLFELHLQPIYDVRAGRVAGAEALVRLADGGELVHPGRFIYIAERAGLIAELDAWVIRNAVPMLGTLRQYAGDFEIGVNISARSLGNALIEDALTDVIEQIGVRRGELIVEITETAAVQDITVARDFADRMRDLGVEIALDDFGAGFGSFHYLKHISFDWVKVDGEFVANAHRDPRDLAMLRSIVGLANDLGVRTVAEWVSSPAAMDVARELGMDAAQGFAIGAPVPLEDFVARYLSGEVKHQSSHDDVTESTGAPTGDSPDQPRLAEGITA; encoded by the coding sequence ATGTTCATACGCTGGCTTTTCTTCATAGTCTGCTACACCGCCGCCACCGTCGTCGGTCGTTCAGCGCTACTCCCCGAGACCGGTCTCTCGCTCTTCTGGCCCGCTGCCGGAATCTCCGCGTGGTGGGCCATCACCTCACGCAGCCGAGCCGAGCTCATCGTGCTGTCGGCCAGCATCGCCACCGCCTCAACCATCGTCGGCGCCTTCACCGGAGCGAGCCTGGTGCCGGCGTTCTTCTACGCCCTGGCCAACGTCACGGTCGCCCTGATCGCCCGGTTTGCCGGCGGCTGGCTCGTCGCCGCCATCCCGTCGCTCGGTGTTGATCGCGACGACCCCGACCCCGTGCCGAACGCCCGGATGTCCACCGTCGCCGACGTCAACCGGCTGCTGGCCACGGCCGTCATCGCCGCGAGCGCCAGCGCCGCGGTCGGCATGGTCGGCCTCGCGACAAGTGGAGTGATGCCTACCGGCGAAGCCGCGCTCGCCTGGGTCGTCCGCTACTCCACCGCGATCATCGTGGTCACCGCACCGGCGCTTGCGGTGCGGTCATCGGGCCGGGTACGCCGGTGGCCCAGTGCGGTCGAGATCACCACCTTGCTGGTCGTCAGCGTGCTGGTCCAGTGGCTGGTCTTCCGCCCCGATGTCGCCCTCCCTATCTCCTTTATCCCCATCTGTCTGCTGTTCTGGAGCGGCTTTCGGATGCCGATGCCGGTGGCGAGCGTGCACGGAGCCTTCGTCGCACTGAGTACTCTCGCTCTCGTGCTGCGCGGCGCTGGTGGCGCCCTCGGCGACGTGGCCAACCCAGGCATGCGCGCACTGGTCGTGCAGGGCTACATGGTGGTGGTCGCCGTACTCGCCCTGCTGGTCTCCGCGGCGCTCACCGAGCGTCGCCAGCTCACCAGCACACTTCGCAAGTCCGAACGACAGGCGCGGCTGCAGGCCGCGCAGCTGCGCACCATCGTCGACACCGTCCCCGGCGGCTTGGTGGTCTTCGACCGGCAACGGCATCTGCTGGTGCGCAACGACGCGATCTCACACTTCTTGACGATCAAGGAGGTCGACGGCCAGCCGGTGGCCGCGTCGCTTCCGATGAAACATCTCGACGGGCGCGACGTGACCGTCGATGAGTTCCCGTCGGTCATCGCGCTCGGCGGCAAGAGCGTCAGCGACATGCGGGTGCGCACCAGCGACCCGAGCACCCGCGAGCCGAAGATCTTCTCGATCAGCTCGGCGCCGCTGCTCAGTGCCGAGCAGGAGCAGCCGGAGTACGCCGTACTGCTCTTCCACGACGTCACTGCCGAGCACGAGCAGGTCGAAGAGCTCCGGCGCGCGCACGAGCAGGCCGAGCGGCTCTTTGCCGATGCCCCGCACGGGCTGGCGCTGCTCGATGCCGACGGACACATCCTGAAGGCCAACAGCGGTCTTGGCGCACTTGCCGGCGTCCCTGAGTCGGCGCTGACCGGTCACTCGCTGCTGGATCTCGGTGACGGTGACGGTGCCGAGCTGCGCGACTACCTGGCCCGCACGATCGCCGGGCAGGGCGCGCTGACCACGACCGACTGGCGGCTGCACCACTCCGGCGGGCAGCCGGTCTACGTCTCGCTCGGCAGCCGCGCGCTGTGCAACGAGGACCACCCGGAGATCCTGGTCAACGTCATCGACGTGTCCGAGCGCCGGCGCTACGAGCGTCGCCTCGCCCACCTCGCCGACCACGACGCCCTCACCGGGCTGGCCAACCGCCGGCAGTTCGACCACGCGCTGGAGGCGCACCTCGACCGGTGCGAACGTTCCGGGCCGCGTGGGGCGCTGCTGCTGATCGACCTCGATCACTTCAAGGAGCTCAACGACACGTTCGGGCACGCTGCCGGCGATCACCTGCTGACCTCGGTCGGGCGGATCTTGCGCTCGTCCTTCCGTCGCAGCGACGTGGTGGCGCGGCTCGGCGGTGATGAGTTCGCAGTGTTGCTCAGCGACGCCGACCAAGCCGTGGCCGAGGCTAAAGCCGCCGCCCTCGTCCACCGCATCGAGACCGAAGCCAGCAGCCCCGGCCAGGGCCCGAGCCGCATCACCGCCAGCGTCGGCGTCGTCACGTTCGCGGCCGCCGCTCGCCGTGGCGCCGACCCGATGGCCCTGGGCGACAGCCTGCTCTACGACGCGAAGGACGCAGGGCGCAACGGGTACGTCGTACTCGCCGAAGACGACCGCGACCAGTCGCGCACCGGGGTGCGGATGGCCTGGAAGGACCGTCTCGTCCGCGCGCTAGCCGACGGTCTGTTTGAGCTGCACCTACAACCGATCTACGACGTGCGCGCCGGGCGGGTCGCCGGGGCCGAGGCGCTCGTGCGCCTTGCCGACGGCGGCGAGCTCGTGCATCCCGGTCGGTTCATCTATATCGCTGAGCGCGCCGGGCTCATCGCCGAGCTCGATGCCTGGGTGATTCGCAACGCCGTACCGATGTTGGGCACACTTCGCCAATATGCCGGGGATTTCGAGATCGGCGTCAACATCTCGGCACGTTCGCTCGGCAACGCCCTCATCGAGGATGCCCTCACCGACGTGATCGAGCAGATCGGCGTACGCCGCGGCGAGCTCATCGTTGAGATCACCGAGACGGCCGCCGTCCAGGACATCACCGTCGCCCGCGACTTCGCCGACCGGATGCGCGATCTCGGCGTCGAGATCGCGCTTGACGACTTCGGTGCCGGCTTCGGCTCGTTCCACTACCTCAAGCACATCTCCTTCGACTGGGTGAAGGTCGACGGCGAGTTCGTTGCCAATGCCCACCGCGATCCGCGGGACCTCGCGATGCTGCGCTCGATCGTCGGGCTGGCCAACGACCTCGGCGTCCGCACCGTGGCCGAGTGGGTGTCCTCCCCTGCCGCGATGGACGTCGCGCGCGAGCTGGGCATGGATGCGGCGCAGGGCTTTGCGATCGGCGCGCCAGTGCCGCTGGAGGACTTCGTCGCCCGCTACCTCTCTGGTGAGGTAAAACACCAATCCAGCCATGACGATGTCACCGAATCGACGGGTGCACCGACTGGCGACTCCCCCGACCAGCCTCGGCTGGCCGAAGGGATCACTGCATGA
- a CDS encoding aminopeptidase P family protein — MSAATAARRDALRASLADLGADAALITNLINVRYLTGFTGSNAALVVAADPDKDLFSTDGRYVTQSQEQVPDLPLLVGRASAQAVLQDIAEWAKTLAYETHVVSVDESQALAEIAPSATFVSLQQQVEALRAIKDDAEIELLAQACAIADQALAELIEAGGIAAGRTEAEIGRDLDFRMLALGADEVSFETIVATGPNSAIPHHRPGERVVETGDLVKFDFGATYRGYHSDMTRTFGIGSLADWQREIYELVAASQRAGSDALAVGATGKEIDAVSRGIITDAGYGETFTHGLGHGVGLEIHEAPNLSALSETKLDDRVCVTVEPGVYLPGRGGVRIEDTLVLRGSAAGDSQTDLLTKTTKDLVIL, encoded by the coding sequence ATGTCTGCTGCCACCGCCGCCCGTCGTGATGCCCTGCGCGCGAGTCTTGCCGATCTCGGCGCCGACGCCGCGCTCATCACCAACCTCATCAACGTGCGCTACCTGACCGGGTTCACCGGCTCGAACGCCGCGCTCGTGGTCGCGGCCGACCCGGACAAGGATCTCTTCAGCACCGACGGGCGCTACGTCACGCAGTCGCAGGAGCAGGTTCCGGACCTCCCGCTGCTGGTCGGCCGCGCGAGTGCGCAGGCGGTGCTGCAGGACATCGCCGAGTGGGCAAAGACCCTCGCCTATGAGACCCACGTGGTCAGCGTCGATGAGTCGCAGGCGCTCGCCGAGATCGCGCCGTCGGCGACGTTCGTCAGCCTGCAGCAGCAGGTCGAGGCGCTGCGCGCCATCAAGGATGACGCCGAGATCGAGCTGCTCGCGCAGGCGTGCGCGATTGCCGACCAGGCGCTTGCCGAGCTCATCGAGGCGGGCGGGATCGCCGCCGGCCGCACCGAAGCCGAGATCGGGCGCGACCTGGACTTCCGGATGCTCGCACTCGGCGCCGACGAGGTCTCCTTCGAGACGATCGTGGCAACCGGCCCGAACTCGGCCATCCCGCACCACCGTCCGGGGGAGCGCGTCGTCGAGACCGGCGATCTGGTCAAGTTCGACTTCGGCGCGACGTACCGGGGCTATCACTCCGACATGACCCGCACGTTCGGCATCGGAAGCCTTGCCGACTGGCAGCGCGAGATCTACGAGCTCGTCGCCGCCTCACAGCGCGCCGGTTCCGATGCGCTCGCCGTCGGCGCGACGGGCAAAGAGATCGACGCGGTAAGCCGAGGGATCATCACCGACGCGGGGTACGGCGAGACGTTTACCCACGGTCTCGGGCACGGTGTCGGGCTGGAGATTCACGAGGCGCCCAATCTCAGCGCGCTGTCAGAGACTAAACTGGACGATCGGGTCTGCGTCACCGTCGAGCCCGGCGTCTATCTGCCGGGGCGTGGCGGCGTACGCATCGAGGACACGCTCGTCCTGCGTGGGTCTGCCGCCGGCGACTCGCAGACCGACCTGCTGACGAAGACCACCAAGGACCTCGTCATCCTGTAG
- a CDS encoding YciI family protein, which yields MAQYLLKMIQPVGIVPSFEELAPVMQKLGALQQELASEGSWVFGGGLHQPDSATMVRPGDGSPLITDGPFAEGAEFVGGVTIIDVADLDAALRWAKRYVDVTGLATEVTPFLAGPPGA from the coding sequence ATGGCTCAATACCTGCTCAAGATGATCCAACCGGTAGGCATCGTGCCGAGCTTCGAGGAGCTCGCACCGGTGATGCAAAAGCTCGGCGCCCTGCAGCAGGAGCTGGCCAGCGAAGGCTCGTGGGTCTTCGGTGGCGGACTGCACCAGCCGGACTCTGCCACGATGGTGCGCCCCGGCGACGGCAGTCCGCTCATCACCGACGGCCCGTTCGCAGAGGGAGCGGAGTTCGTCGGTGGCGTGACGATCATCGATGTCGCCGACCTCGACGCGGCACTCCGCTGGGCCAAGCGATACGTCGACGTGACCGGCCTCGCCACCGAGGTCACCCCCTTCCTCGCCGGACCGCCCGGAGCGTGA
- a CDS encoding ABC transporter ATP-binding protein — translation MAAAEPLLSARGLAVQFPGADRRTPAHLDLRVAPGERILMLGPSGCGKSSLLKAIAGVIPDIIDGDVYGELEVAGLDHLTSDVAKIADVVGYLGQDPLDQIALPRVDDEVAFGLENAGRPIDEITDRVHSALADVGAETLAARDTATLSGGQLQRVALAAVLARRPRLLLADEPTAMLDPAAASAVHNLLLHRESADRAIVVVDHRLDDVSSLPERLVVLDADGRVLADGRTRDVMISAAEPIAASGSWLPLGIEAARALGRPPTDADLEAPEVALDDLATILPSNISDPDRRTGEVVIDARNAAFGPAGRRNAQKPLVAGIDLQLRRGEVTAIIGANGSGKTTLLSGLAGLSPTLDGEVRRDGHVGLVFQFPERQFLARTVAQEIEYGARSPESVEQALAEFDLDVVRERNPFAISGGQQRRLSIAAVAVTEPAAILLDEPTFGQDRRHAIELAATIRGLADRGFAVAIVTHDLRLAAWLADQVVVLRHGEIAMSGATQSVLRDVAALRAAGLAPSRLLRWWAEHRAVDLRSVIDVLHGDLIGAVR, via the coding sequence ATATTGATGCTGGGGCCATCGGGATGCGGCAAGTCGTCGCTGCTGAAGGCGATCGCCGGCGTCATCCCGGACATCATCGACGGCGACGTGTACGGCGAGCTAGAGGTCGCCGGGCTCGACCACCTCACGTCCGATGTCGCCAAGATTGCTGACGTGGTCGGTTATCTCGGCCAGGACCCACTCGATCAGATCGCCCTTCCTCGCGTCGATGACGAGGTCGCGTTCGGCCTGGAGAACGCCGGACGACCCATCGACGAGATCACCGATCGGGTGCACTCGGCCCTCGCCGATGTCGGCGCCGAGACGCTGGCCGCACGCGACACCGCGACGCTGTCCGGCGGACAGCTCCAGCGCGTCGCGCTCGCTGCCGTCCTTGCCCGCCGTCCGCGGCTGCTGCTGGCAGACGAACCGACCGCGATGCTGGATCCGGCCGCAGCCTCAGCAGTGCACAACCTGCTGCTGCACAGGGAGTCCGCGGATCGCGCCATCGTGGTCGTCGACCACCGACTCGATGACGTGTCGTCGTTGCCGGAGCGACTCGTCGTACTCGACGCCGACGGCCGGGTGCTCGCCGACGGCCGCACTCGCGACGTGATGATCTCCGCGGCCGAGCCGATCGCGGCGAGCGGCAGCTGGCTGCCACTTGGCATCGAGGCGGCGCGCGCGCTCGGGCGGCCACCGACCGACGCCGACCTGGAGGCGCCGGAGGTGGCGCTCGATGACCTCGCCACAATACTTCCTAGCAATATCAGCGATCCTGACCGACGAACCGGCGAAGTTGTCATCGATGCGCGCAATGCCGCCTTCGGCCCCGCAGGCCGTCGCAACGCCCAGAAGCCGCTGGTAGCTGGGATCGACCTGCAGCTTCGTCGCGGCGAGGTCACTGCGATCATCGGTGCTAACGGAAGTGGCAAGACGACCTTGTTGTCCGGGTTAGCGGGGCTGAGCCCGACGCTCGACGGTGAGGTACGACGCGACGGGCACGTCGGTCTGGTCTTCCAGTTTCCCGAGCGGCAGTTCCTGGCCCGCACGGTCGCGCAGGAGATCGAGTACGGCGCACGCTCACCGGAATCCGTCGAGCAGGCGCTTGCCGAGTTCGACCTTGATGTCGTCCGCGAGCGCAACCCGTTTGCGATCTCCGGCGGTCAGCAGCGGCGGCTCTCCATCGCGGCCGTGGCGGTGACCGAGCCGGCGGCGATCCTGCTGGACGAGCCGACGTTCGGCCAAGATCGCCGCCATGCCATCGAGCTCGCCGCGACCATCCGCGGGCTCGCCGATCGCGGCTTCGCGGTCGCGATCGTCACCCACGACCTGCGTCTTGCGGCATGGCTGGCCGATCAGGTCGTCGTCCTGCGCCATGGCGAGATCGCGATGTCAGGTGCGACGCAGTCCGTGCTGCGTGACGTCGCTGCGCTCCGTGCCGCTGGGTTGGCACCGTCACGCCTGCTGCGCTGGTGGGCCGAACACCGGGCCGTCGACCTGCGATCGGTGATCGACGTACTGCACGGTGATCTCATTGGCGCGGTGCGATGA